A genomic window from Sporosarcina sp. Marseille-Q4063 includes:
- a CDS encoding CamS family sex pheromone protein → MKRFLLIPGLVLLLLVGGCIPSLGGEDEELIQDTEESVEETVIIPDVQLKDEYYQTLLPFKKSASRGLVAEDRAGTKYDIKEVEEGLLRLSTQHFDPKDYYFQEGQYIDEKTAASWVKRKGDGKIGKDEVDPGLNPKRPPEGTSDADIAKTAPDYLSHIVEQNYLVMTKDKKVKLEGISIGLALKSYYYNVSGREIAEIPDKQIEEQGMLMAEEVVKRLRAQEGLENIPIVVGLFKQNRKSAIVPGNYFATAVADKGKGLAGWKRINEKYVVFPTPTNDEKYRDTNTSFKNFKQAIDDYFPSFVNVIGRGFHKEGKLDSLTIEIPIQFYGTSETIGFIQYLVSIMPKYLPNVYTEVSITSINGPEALIIKKPGEDEPFVHIYGY, encoded by the coding sequence ATGAAAAGATTTTTATTAATTCCTGGACTCGTTCTGCTGCTTCTAGTCGGAGGGTGTATCCCATCTCTTGGCGGTGAAGATGAGGAACTAATCCAGGATACTGAGGAAAGTGTTGAAGAAACGGTTATTATTCCTGACGTCCAATTGAAAGATGAATATTACCAAACGCTATTGCCGTTTAAGAAAAGCGCGAGTCGCGGCTTGGTTGCTGAAGACCGTGCCGGAACGAAATATGACATTAAAGAAGTGGAAGAAGGTCTATTGCGCCTTTCCACCCAACATTTTGACCCGAAAGATTATTACTTTCAAGAAGGTCAATATATTGACGAGAAAACCGCCGCGTCATGGGTAAAAAGGAAAGGCGATGGTAAAATAGGCAAGGATGAAGTAGACCCAGGCCTCAATCCAAAACGACCGCCTGAAGGAACATCGGATGCCGATATAGCGAAAACAGCGCCGGATTATCTTTCGCATATCGTTGAACAAAACTATCTGGTCATGACAAAAGATAAAAAGGTAAAGCTTGAAGGCATATCGATCGGTCTTGCGTTAAAGTCGTATTACTACAATGTCAGCGGGCGTGAGATAGCAGAAATACCGGATAAGCAGATTGAAGAACAAGGCATGTTGATGGCAGAAGAAGTTGTCAAACGTCTTCGCGCCCAAGAAGGTCTCGAAAACATTCCGATTGTTGTCGGTCTGTTCAAACAAAACCGTAAATCTGCGATCGTGCCGGGTAACTATTTCGCAACGGCTGTTGCGGATAAAGGAAAAGGCTTGGCAGGTTGGAAACGCATCAATGAGAAATACGTCGTGTTCCCGACACCGACAAATGATGAAAAATATCGTGATACGAATACTTCTTTCAAAAACTTCAAACAAGCGATAGATGATTATTTTCCAAGCTTCGTCAATGTTATCGGGCGAGGGTTCCATAAGGAAGGGAAACTGGACTCTTTAACCATTGAAATTCCGATTCAATTTTATGGAACAAGTGAAACGATTGGTTTTATTCAATACTTGGTCAGTATCATGCCGAAATATCTTCCGAATGTCTATACTGAAGTAAGCATTACATCAATTAATGGACCGGAAGCGTTAATTATCAAAAAACCTGGCGAGGATGAACCGTTCGTTCATATTTATGGCTACTGA
- the gatA gene encoding Asp-tRNA(Asn)/Glu-tRNA(Gln) amidotransferase subunit GatA, with product MTLLNKTTAELQSLLHNKEITIKELTEETFARVAKTDEKVQAFISTNEEQALKRAEQLDSEPVENRGPLFGLPVGIKDNIVTKEVTTTAASRMLEDFMPVYDATVVEKLKDAGMVSIGKLNLDEFAMGSTTETSAFKTTHNPWNLDHVPGGSSGGSAAAVAAGEVPFSLGTDTGGSIRQPAAFCGVVGMKPTYGRVSRYGLIALASSLDQIGPITRTVEDNALLLQAIAGHDEKDSSSSSKEVPNYKEHLTGDIRGMKIGVPKEYMGEGVSEDAKNAVLEALKVLESLGAEWEEVSLPHTTYALPAYYFISSAEASSNLSRYDGVHFGYRSENAKNLDEIYRKSRAESFGLNVKRRILLGTYTLSAGHYDDYYKKAQKARMLVAQDFANVFSKYDVIISAAAPTTAYKIDGEPEDIVTKYMADILTTPINLAGVPAISVPCGFSNGLPLGLQIIGNHFDEATIYKVAHAYEQATDFHTRTPAIWEGK from the coding sequence ATGACATTACTTAATAAGACGACGGCGGAACTTCAGTCGCTGTTACATAATAAAGAAATAACCATTAAAGAACTCACTGAAGAAACATTTGCTCGCGTTGCTAAGACGGACGAGAAGGTACAAGCTTTCATTTCTACGAACGAAGAGCAAGCTTTGAAAAGAGCCGAGCAGCTGGATAGCGAACCGGTTGAAAACCGCGGGCCTCTATTCGGATTACCAGTGGGCATCAAAGATAATATTGTTACAAAAGAAGTTACTACAACGGCAGCAAGTCGTATGTTGGAAGATTTCATGCCTGTTTACGATGCAACCGTGGTTGAAAAATTAAAAGATGCAGGGATGGTTTCAATCGGGAAACTGAATCTTGACGAGTTTGCGATGGGTTCGACAACAGAAACATCTGCGTTCAAAACGACGCACAATCCATGGAACCTTGACCATGTCCCTGGTGGTTCGTCAGGCGGTTCCGCGGCAGCAGTTGCAGCGGGTGAAGTTCCTTTTTCATTAGGTACTGATACGGGCGGATCGATTCGCCAACCAGCGGCGTTCTGTGGTGTTGTCGGCATGAAACCGACTTATGGACGAGTATCTCGTTATGGACTTATCGCACTTGCATCTTCATTGGATCAAATCGGACCCATTACGCGCACTGTTGAAGATAATGCACTCCTTTTACAAGCAATCGCTGGACATGATGAAAAGGATTCGTCGTCATCTTCGAAAGAAGTGCCTAATTACAAAGAGCATTTAACAGGCGATATTCGCGGGATGAAAATAGGCGTTCCAAAAGAATACATGGGCGAAGGTGTTAGCGAAGACGCGAAAAATGCTGTACTTGAAGCCCTCAAAGTCCTAGAATCGCTTGGCGCAGAGTGGGAAGAAGTTTCACTTCCGCATACAACATATGCACTCCCAGCGTACTATTTTATTTCTTCCGCTGAAGCATCATCCAATCTTTCCCGATATGACGGGGTACATTTTGGATATCGGTCTGAAAATGCAAAAAACCTCGATGAAATATACAGAAAGTCACGGGCAGAAAGCTTTGGACTTAACGTGAAACGACGTATTTTATTAGGGACGTATACGTTAAGTGCTGGCCATTACGATGACTATTATAAAAAGGCGCAAAAAGCAAGAATGTTAGTGGCGCAAGACTTTGCAAATGTCTTTTCTAAATATGATGTGATTATTAGTGCTGCAGCCCCGACAACAGCTTATAAAATCGACGGGGAACCAGAAGATATCGTCACGAAATATATGGCTGATATTTTGACGACGCCTATAAACCTTGCGGGCGTTCCGGCAATTTCAGTTCCTTGCGGATTTTCAAACGGACTTCCGTTAGGCTTGCAGATCATCGGAAATCACTTCGATGAGGCGACAATTTATAAAGTGGCACATGCGTATGAACAAGCGACCGATTTCCATACACGCACTCCGGCCATATGGGAGGGGAAGTAA
- the gatC gene encoding Asp-tRNA(Asn)/Glu-tRNA(Gln) amidotransferase subunit GatC: MTKVTKEELLAVADRAMLELTDEEADVFTEDLATFIGFADKLNELDLENVVPMTHALQQINVMREDVERDVLDRDEMLKSVKEHQNGEIKVPTILS, from the coding sequence ATGACGAAAGTAACAAAAGAAGAATTACTTGCAGTTGCAGATCGTGCAATGCTTGAGTTGACAGATGAAGAAGCAGATGTTTTTACGGAAGATTTAGCGACATTCATCGGATTTGCCGATAAACTAAACGAATTGGATTTGGAAAACGTTGTTCCGATGACACATGCGCTTCAACAAATCAACGTGATGCGAGAAGACGTAGAACGAGACGTTTTGGACCGCGATGAAATGCTGAAAAGCGTGAAAGAACATCAGAACGGCGAGATTAAGGTACCAACAATCCTTTCATAA